The proteins below are encoded in one region of Oreochromis niloticus isolate F11D_XX linkage group LG6, O_niloticus_UMD_NMBU, whole genome shotgun sequence:
- the LOC112841713 gene encoding B-cell receptor CD22 — protein MLLAEAGCLFLGFILCLSGVQGKPNSICALKGSSVNLPCSDQHPTARNSWYTGHWTVSKIMFSADETHVKYSMSAESNFTLTINNLTKRDANLYCCIKTADTSKCQQSGIHLQVTELQVKVIPATDGQTVTLMCSSSCPLTEKPAAYIWYKNREFLYEDWSPWYQELLSSEEAVTYSCAVKGYEDLRAPEVSVDSITETCFSVTYAKGRMCSSQQTSVDESCSITYPREIHIQRTPAEHRGFIRLTCNSSCFLTDPLISFVWYENRKPTLKEGKQIQVPSSHPDSLSCAIKGLEDVRSADVCVSDSCWSLNYVHSRICALEGSSVNISSKYSRPDYEQIQSKCWYKVKREAEQLTEDADHVEYDDSMKNQHILRLKKLKRDDSAEYRFTFTTENEEVTQSDFPGVTLIVTELRVKMSPSAVVTDGQRVTLTCSTSCPLTDNTNYIWYLNSRPLTLNQNKHLILDPVSREDAGSYSCAVKTNKDISSAPKTLTVQSITGTWTPAAAGVSAALLLLILLTVCWWIRKKRTSSQSPRGEISDTVQQMNIDPMYVNISAQSADQDDHHYSRLHFSENHTADVYSTIEPLCAK, from the exons ATGTTGTTGGCAGAAGCTGGATGTTTGTTTCTGGGATTCATTCTGTGTCTGTCAG GTGTTCAGGGAAAACCAAACAGCATCTGTGCCTTGAAAGGTTCATCAGTGAATCTGCCCTGCTCAGATCAACATCCCACTGCAAGAAATAGCTGGTACACTGGACACTGGACTGTCTCCAAGATAATGTTCTCAGCAGATGAAACACATGTAAAGTACAGCATGTCAGCAGAGAGTAATTTCACTCTAACAATCAATAATCTAACAAAGAGAGATGCAAATCTTTACTGTTGCATTAAAACTGCTGACACATCAAAGTGTCAACAAAGTGGAATTCATCTCCAAGTTACAG AGCTGCAGGTAAAGGTGATTCCTGCCACAGATGGACAGACAGTAACACtgatgtgcagcagcagctgtcctCTGACTGAAAAGCCTGCAGCCTACATCTGGTACAAGAACAGAGAGTTTCTCTATGAGGACTGGTCTCCCTGGTACCAAGAGCTGCTCAGCAGTGAGGAAGCAGTCACATACTCCTGTGCTGTCAAAGGCTACGAGGATCTCAGAGCCCCTGAAGTCTCTGTGG ATTCCATCACAGAGACCTGCTTCAGTGTGACCTATGCTAAAGGGAGAATGTGTTCTTCTCAGCAGACATCAGTGGACGAGTCCTGCTCCATCACATATCCCAGAG AAATTCATATCCAGAGGACTCCTGCTGAACACAGAGGTTTCATCAGACTGACCTGTAACAGCAGCTGTTTTCTGACTGACCCTCTGATTTCCTTTGTGTGGTATGAGAACAGAAAGCCTACActgaaggagggaaaacagatTCAGGTTCCCAGCTCTCATCCAGACAGTTTGTCTTGTGCTATAAAAGGTCTTGAGGATGTGCGCTCTGCTGACGTCT GTGTTAGTGATTCCTGCTGGAGTCTGAATTATGTCCACAGCAGAATCTGTGCTCTTGAAGGATCTTCAGTCAACATCTCCAGTAAATACTCACGTCCTGACTACGAGCAGATACAGTCTAAATGTTGGTATAAAGTCAAGAGAGAAGCTGAACAGCTGACTGAGGATGCAGATCATGTGGAGTATGATGACAGCATGAAGAACCAACACATCCTCAGATTAAAGAAGCTGAAGAGAGATGACTCAGCAGAATACAGGTTCACCTTCACAACAGAAAATGAAGAAGTGACACAGTCTGATTTTCCTGGAGTTACTCTGATTGTCACAG AGCTGAGAGTGAAGATGAGTCCTTCTGCAGTGGTGACAGACGGTCAGAGAGTCACACTGACCTGCAGTACCAGCTGTCCTCTGACTgacaacacaaactacatttggtACTTGAACAGTCGACCTCTGACCCTGAACCAGAACAAACATCTGATCCTAGACCCAGTCAGCAGGGAGGATGCAGGAAGCTACTCCTGTGCTGTGAAAACCAACAAAGATATCAGCTCTGCTCCAAAGACTCTCACTGTCCAAAGTATCACAGGAACATGGacaccagcagctgcaggagtttctgctgctctgctgctttTAATACTTCTCACTGTCTGCTGGTGGATCAG AAAAAAGAGGACTTCCAGTCAGTCTCCAAGAGGAGAAATTTCAGATACAGTGCAGCAG ATGAACATTGACCCCATGTATGTAAACATCTCAGCTCAGTCAGCAGATCAGGATGATCATCACTACAGCAGACTGCACTTCAGTGAGAACCACACAGCTGATGTCTACTCCACCATCGAGCCACTGTGTGCTAAATAA